One Capsicum annuum cultivar UCD-10X-F1 chromosome 2, UCD10Xv1.1, whole genome shotgun sequence genomic window carries:
- the LOC107860328 gene encoding transcription factor HHO5: MGSNSREMDIDLNFIYVPQIISDVLTEISAMDDISKKLIKLNQFIIALEEELRKIEAFKRELPFCMVLLNDAIERLKEEALRYKGKDKKPVMEKFISLKKGNSDESGRVKKSNDLNDKKNWMSSAQLWSTPVQYEQSYDLEKQGPFLHLNSGGLEEKNKEKEYQLGVHKLKSDRGAFLPFQGQTLKEGKNGLPVKDLSLCMAVTVAEGQKGQNPIDLSVKNDNGTSNGCSFLQDKSQQRKQRRCWSPELHRRFVDALHQLGGAQVATPKQIRDIMQVDGLTNDEVKSHLQKYRLHVRRVPVSGCSWSNMDEIGELSKTNGTQSGSPEGPLHFTGSGSAKGVSMNEEEDNKSESYTWNGQHQKSNIEAHV, encoded by the exons ATGGGTTCAAATTCTAGAGAAATGGACATAGATTTGAACTTTATTTATGTTCCACAAATAATTTCAGATGTTTTAACTGAAATTTCTGCCATGGATGACATCTCCAAGAAATTAATAAAGCTCAATCAATTTATTATTGCTTTAGAAGAAGAGCTCAGAAAAATCGAAGCTTTCAAACGTGAGCTGCCCTTTTGTATGGTTCTCCTAAACGAtg CTATTGAAAGATTAAAGGAGGAAGCTTTACGGTATAAAGGGAAAGATAAAAAGCCTGTGATGGAGAAATTCATCTCACTGAAGAAAGGTAATTCTGATGAAAGTGGAAGGGTAAAAAAGTCAAATGATCTTAATGATAAGAAAAACTGGATGAGTTCGGCTCAGCTGTGGAGCACTCCAGTTCAGTATGAACAAAGCTATGATCTTGAAAAGCAAGGACCTTTTTTACACCTAAATTCT GGTGGGTTAGAAGAGAAAAACAAAGAGAAGGAATACCAGTTAGGGGTACATAAATTGAAGAGTGATAGAGGGGCATTTTTGCCATTTCAAGGACAAACTTTGAAGGAAGGGAAGAATGGTTTGCCAGTTAAAGATTTATCTCTGTGTATGGCAGTAACAGTGGCTGAAGGGCAAAAAGGTCAAAATCCAATTGATTTGAGTGTAAAAAATGATAATGGCACATCAAATGGGTGTAGTTTTTTACAGGATAAATCACAACAGAGGAAACAGAGGCGTTGTTGGTCACCAGAATTGCATCGTAGGTTTGTTGATGCTCTTCATCAACTTGGAGGTGCCCAAG TGGCTACACCAAAACAGATCAGAGATATCATGCAAGTTGATGGCCTGACCAATGATGAAGTGAAAAGCCATTTACAG AAGTATAGGCTTCATGTGCGACGAGTCCCAGTATCGGGTTGTTCGTGGTCTAACATGGATGAAATAGGAGAATTGTCGAAGACAAATGGCACACAATCTGGTTCCCCTGAAGGTCCTCTTCATTTTACTGGTTCAGGTTCAGCAAAAGGGGTGTCTATGAATGAAGAGGAGGATAATAAATCAGAAAGCTATACTTGGAATGGACAGCAtcaaaagagcaatattgaagctCATGTATAA